Below is a genomic region from Prunus persica cultivar Lovell chromosome G3, Prunus_persica_NCBIv2, whole genome shotgun sequence.
tctcttttttatattttttctctaGGCAAAGTCAGTTGATTCTCATTTGTCCATTCTACATATTAGTTCCTTCTTATAATATTTTGCACCGTCAATGAACCTAATCGCTTCTTCCTCactatattattttgaaaactacggatattttaattacaatatCTCATCATAAATTGTTCTTTCTGAAAAATGGAAGTAATTAATATCTTATATGCTCTAGAGAAGTAGGATCGCAAGTGCCAACAACACATTAACTacatgtagtttttttttaaagtcgaAAAGCGATAACATTTTATTAGAGGAGAAGAATGAAACAAGTACAAAAACCGGGCTATGTCATTTAGTTGTATAAATCCAATACGCATATAGTTTGGTACCCTCATACCATTTCTTTGTTCTCACTCCATCTCTTTGCTTCATCTCTAAGTGGCCTGAACAAACAAAGACAGCACAAACACCAATGGCCTCGGATTCCCCACTTCAATCCAAGTCTCCCTACACCTCAAatatcttcttcctttttcttctcctttcaaCAAATCTCCTTACTTTGTTcttttcctcttccttttccatCTGCTCTCTCAAATCTCTCTCCACCGCAGCAACCACCGCCGACCTTGCAACCCCAACGGGATTAAACCTCCCGGAGGCCCCTACAGAAGACACATCCGATCTCCCGCCGGAATTCCTTGCCTTTGCATCCGGACAACTCCTCCCATTTGGCTACAACATCAACTTTGACTCCAACACCATTTACCCTGCAGTTGGTCAAGCTTGCACACTCTTCCCCGATCTCCTCAGCCGCTTCATGTCCTACAAAGTCAATGGGTCGTGTCCGGATGACGAGTTTTTAGCCCAAAGGCTCCTCCTCAAGGGCTGTGAGCCCTTACCCCGCCGCCGCTGCCGCCCCGCCTCAAATGCTAACTATGTGGAACCCTATCCTCTTCCCAAAAGCTTCTGGTCCACACCATCCGACTCCTCAGTCGTATGGACAGCTTACAAATGCAAAAACTACAACTGCCTCgtcaacagaaagaaaaaccataaGGGTTTTGACGACTGCATAGACTGCTTTGACCTCCAAGGAAATGAGAAGACTCGGTGGGGAAAAGGCAAAGGAGGAGGGCTAGACTTCGGTGTGGATGAAGTCTTGGGGTTCAAGAAACCCGGGACGATACGAATCGGGCTGGACATTGGCGGCGGAGTGGCCACATTCGCTGTGAGAATGAGGGAAAGGAACGTCACAATTGTGACAACTTCAATGAACTTGAACGGTCCTTTTAACAGCTTCATAGCTTCAAGAGGGGTTGTGCCTTTGTACATAAGCATTTCACAGAGACTGCCTTTTTTCGATAACACTTTGGATATTGTGCATTCAATGCACGTTTTGAGTAATTGGATACCAACGACGTTGCTTCATTTTGCGGTGTTTGATATCTACAGAATCCTTAGGCCTGGGGGGTTGTTTTGGCTTGACCATTTTTTCTGTGTAGGTGAGCAGATGGAAGAGGTCTATGGACCGCTCATTGAGAGCGTTGGGTTCAAGAAGTTGAAGTGGGTTGTTGGGAGGAAGCTTGATCGTGGGCCGGAGCGACGGGAGATGTACCTTTCGGCTTTGCTGGAGAAGCCATTGAAGAATTCTTGGTGATTAATTTGTTAAcatagagagaaaaaaaaaaagaaaaaaaaaagccttagCTGGCTTTTGTTTGTGtaagggttttgtttttgtttggtcgTTTTCAATTAATTACATAGAAGAATATTGGAGACTGAGATATGAGAGATGTGAAGGAGAAAAGGGAAGAACACACATTTTATACAATGAGGTATTCTTAAATTCCAGCATCCCTAATATGCATATGTTTGCGcgaagaaattaattttactcTAACCAAAATTAGGGATTTTAGGAATGTGAAAGAATTTCTCATTTGATTGGAGATCATAAATAATCTCGACTCTAAATGCCaactaattatataattaatggTATTGCCAATAACATCGCCCCTAGTATTAGAATGTGTGCATCATATCCTTTCCTCTCTCAATCCAAACGAGAGATTAGAATAGTAGAGTAGTACAACCGTGTGATATACCTTgtacgtattataatataagttgATATAATTTATTGACACTATCTCCTAAAAGGAATTAATATATATCAACTATGTGTTCCACCCACGTTATAACACATGTACAAACTATACCACATATATCTGTAATACCgtactattctataatttctcaatTTAAATACTAGGCTTTTTCAGTCATTCCCGTTTGTTATGTATAAATCCATGGTTTCTCACTTTTGTTAGCTCTGATTATTCATGGCTGATCACTTAGACCTTGTAAGTTGGTGTGTTTTGTAGGACAGAGCAAATAGATAGATTttatccacacaaaaaaagaaatagatgaATAAATAAATCGTCGTGCGGCCTTCCAAAAAAATGATCAGCCCGCCATGTCATCAGCAAGGATCAGCACACATAGGCTGCATTTGGATTAAAGTAAATTTGATAGaaaaattttggaattttttttgtcaaggTTAAATTTTCTAAAAGAACTAGAAAGTATGTATTTTAAAATGGATATGAAATAACTAAAACGCAAcgagtattttccttttattcaaATCATGAAATTATGTAAATTCCTAATATTGGGTTTAAAATCCCAGATTCCCAGCCAGGCAAGCATCTTGAGGATGCATGAACTATCAGACAAGTTTCCAAACTGTCACATTTATGTCCAAATTTCGTGAATTACGATTTTGTCCTCTTCCAAGGCAATTTCCAGGTGGACCTGAGGTTggataaatataaatatatatattcttatagaaaattaataaaatcaatACGTTGTAAttgtgaaaatattaaaaaagaatgcatgcatatataaCACTTCTGGCCTACAAcctggaaaaaagaagaagaaaaagtaacTTTTTCTTGGCCATATGCAACCCCTCGATTTCATCGACCagtcaacaaaaaaagaaaactagaaGCTGTTACATTCTAAACATGAACTCTTCCCTAATAATATTAAGTAGACAAGTTTTCctaattgttttcttcttcttcttcttctgatcttcttcttcttcttcttcttcttctcttcccaTTCTTCCTACTTTTTTTTATCCCTTTTTTTCATGATTTGAAGTGAAGGATGAGTTCATCTGCGTTTAGTTTAATGCAAGAGGTACGGGACCACAAATTAATATTGCATTTCCTTTGTCTTTGTTCTTTGCCTTGATTGTGTTTCTTTATGCATTTGAACTCAAAGTTAATCTTGTAGTTTATGCTATACTTAGTCAGCAGATgagctaattaattatatgtcTTATTCCCATCTACTTGTTCGTACCACAGGATTGGGCTAGTTGTGGAACTAGCTTCTCCAACATATATATGGTTGTGTATATTTTACTCTTGTATGTATTAGAATGGGACAATCTAACCTAGAATCAATTAACAATGTGTTGAGGGCTTCAAATCTTTTAAACTATTAGGCAAGGCTTCCCTTTCTCAGTGTCAGATCAACACACAATACACTCGAGTGTTGAGTTAGTTACTCAAGTCAAATAAGTAGACGATATATATTATTGGGTGAAGTGAAAGCACGTGTGGCCGTTATGGTCAATATGTGAATAACATGTTCTGATACCATATTAGAATATAAGCATTGAGCTCTGAAAATGAATGAGAGGGTGCACGATCTTTTAAACTATTGAGAAAGACTTCCCTTTTCCATTGTGGGACATATACTCAAAATCTTGATCACACTCCACACAAACTCTCTTGTACTGATGAGCTATTAGTAGCCTCTTGCAAACATTACTTTGTAAATTTAAACTGTTGAAGATTGTAAGAGTATCACactaaaaacttgaaaaaatgaaaattacaatATCTAAGTTTGTACTCCAACTAGTAATAATA
It encodes:
- the LOC18781827 gene encoding uncharacterized protein LOC18781827 → MASDSPLQSKSPYTSNIFFLFLLLSTNLLTLFFSSSFSICSLKSLSTAATTADLATPTGLNLPEAPTEDTSDLPPEFLAFASGQLLPFGYNINFDSNTIYPAVGQACTLFPDLLSRFMSYKVNGSCPDDEFLAQRLLLKGCEPLPRRRCRPASNANYVEPYPLPKSFWSTPSDSSVVWTAYKCKNYNCLVNRKKNHKGFDDCIDCFDLQGNEKTRWGKGKGGGLDFGVDEVLGFKKPGTIRIGLDIGGGVATFAVRMRERNVTIVTTSMNLNGPFNSFIASRGVVPLYISISQRLPFFDNTLDIVHSMHVLSNWIPTTLLHFAVFDIYRILRPGGLFWLDHFFCVGEQMEEVYGPLIESVGFKKLKWVVGRKLDRGPERREMYLSALLEKPLKNSW